TTTAAATATTTATCAGGTATAGAAAAGATATTTATGTGACAATACCCACTTGGATTCTTTTGTAAATATTTTTGATGATATTCTTCAGCTCTTGTTTGATCAGTTACAGGAAGTAGTTCAATATGATTATTTTTACTTGTTTGAGCATAAAATCATTGTTAATTGTTTTAAATTCATTTAGCGTTAATGGATCATTTGTATATATCCCAATTCTATATTGAGTTCCAATATCATTTCCTTGTTTATTTAGCGAATAAGGGTCAACAATTTGTAAATATAAATAAAATAATTCTCTTTCATTAATAATAGTATCATCATAAACTAATTTAACGGCTTCTACATGGTTTGAAATTTGACAAACATCTTTGTAACTTACGCCTTCATAACCACCGTTTATGTAATAAACCGCAGTTGACTCAATTCCCTTGATTCGTGAAAAATAAGCTTCAACTCCTCAAAAGCATCCACCTGCAACAAAAATTTCTTTTTTCATTTTCTCTCCTTTTAATTTATGTATTTATTATATTTTAAAATTAAATATTTAAATTGAATAATTGAATAAAAATTAGAATAAAATTTGGATCAGTAAAGTTTTGAATAATTATTAGATAGACCGTTAGGTTGGAAAAGTATTCAGGAATTACCTGAATACTTTTTTATCCTAAATCAAAGTTTATTAAGCTATTTTTTATATTTTGATTTAAATGATAAATATATCAGAATTTGTATTATATAAACAATTGCTCCAGTTGTTTGGAATAATAGTGTTACATATCACATTGCTGTACCAAAATCTAGTAACATTGCGAAGTAAATACCTAATGAAATGTTGAGGATTAATCCACAACATAATAACACAAATGAAATTCCTTCTGCTGATTATTTTTTAAAGTCTTGATGATTTGTGCTATAAATGGTAATGCAGTACATGAGTTAGCAAAAATTGTTAATATTGTCAAAAATGTGCTTGATGATTCGAAATATCCATTACTTTTTGCTGCGTATTCAGAAATTCATCATATTAATAAACTGAAGAATACGATTCATAAGGCAAAAATAATAGTTATTCTAGCTATGGGCTTTATTTTTTTGTCTAAGATCATAAAAAGTGTTAATGTTAACGCCATAATTCCGACAAAAGAGTGTTACCAATTATGTTGATAATTATGTTAGGGTCAGTTTTTTTTCAGCATTGTCATTACTGCTACAAATATAGCACCACCAGTATAATAAATAAAG
This Mycoplasmopsis cynos DNA region includes the following protein-coding sequences:
- a CDS encoding peptide-methionine (S)-S-oxide reductase MsrA translates to MKKEIFVAGGCFWGVEAYFSRIKGIESTAVYYINGGYEGVSYKDVCQISNHVEAVKLVYDDTIINERELFYLYLQIVDPYSLNKQGNDIGTQYRIGIYTNDPLTLNEFKTINNDFMLKQVKIIILNYFL